In a single window of the Flavobacterium ammoniigenes genome:
- the carA gene encoding glutamine-hydrolyzing carbamoyl-phosphate synthase small subunit — protein MKYTTRQSAILLLSDGTIFHGKSIGISGTTFGEVCFNTGMTGYQEIFTDPSYFGQIMVATNAHIGNYGVNDKEVESQGIKIAGLVCKNFSFNYSRPDASESLEDYFTKQNLICISDVDTRALVSYIRDNGAMNSVICTDGTPIEELKAALAQVPDMKGLELASKVSTTTPYFFGEENATYKIAALDLGIKTNILRNFAKRDCYIKVFPYNATYADLASFNPDGFFLSNGPGDPDPLTSAIGVAKEIIANDQPLFGICLGHQVIALANGVSTYKMFNGHRGINHPVKNVITGKGEITSQNHGFAVNKEELEKHPDLEITHLHLNDETVAGMRMKNKNCFSVQYHPEASPGPHDSSYLFDQFIENMKK, from the coding sequence ATGAAATACACAACTAGACAAAGTGCCATTCTATTACTAAGCGATGGGACTATTTTTCACGGAAAATCAATCGGAATTAGCGGAACTACTTTTGGTGAAGTATGTTTCAATACGGGTATGACAGGATACCAAGAGATCTTCACAGATCCTTCTTATTTTGGACAAATCATGGTAGCTACTAACGCCCACATTGGAAATTATGGTGTGAATGATAAAGAAGTAGAATCACAAGGTATTAAAATTGCAGGTTTGGTTTGTAAAAATTTCAGTTTTAATTATTCTCGTCCAGATGCTTCAGAAAGTTTAGAAGACTATTTTACCAAGCAAAATTTAATCTGTATTTCGGATGTAGATACCCGCGCTTTAGTAAGTTATATTCGTGACAATGGCGCCATGAATTCGGTTATTTGTACCGATGGTACTCCGATCGAAGAATTGAAAGCGGCTTTGGCTCAGGTTCCGGATATGAAAGGATTAGAATTAGCCTCTAAAGTTTCTACTACAACACCCTATTTCTTTGGAGAAGAAAATGCAACCTATAAAATTGCTGCCTTGGATTTAGGAATTAAAACGAATATTCTACGCAACTTTGCTAAGAGAGATTGTTACATCAAAGTATTTCCATACAACGCCACTTATGCTGATTTGGCTTCGTTCAATCCAGATGGGTTCTTCTTGTCTAATGGGCCTGGTGATCCAGATCCTTTAACAAGTGCCATTGGAGTAGCTAAAGAAATCATTGCCAATGACCAACCCTTATTTGGAATTTGTTTGGGACACCAGGTGATTGCTTTAGCCAATGGAGTGTCTACTTATAAAATGTTCAATGGTCACCGTGGAATCAATCATCCTGTTAAAAATGTGATTACTGGTAAAGGGGAGATTACGTCTCAAAATCACGGTTTTGCTGTGAATAAAGAAGAGCTAGAAAAACATCCAGATTTAGAGATTACCCATTTGCATTTGAATGACGAAACTGTAGCCGGAATGCGTATGAAAAATAAAAATTGTTTTTCAGTACAATACCATCCGGAGGCGAGTCCAGGTCCACACGATTCATCTTATTTGTTCGATCAATTTATTGAGAACATGAAAAAATAA
- the rpsD gene encoding 30S ribosomal protein S4, whose translation MARYTGPSTRIARKFGEAIFGDDKAFEKRNYPPGQHGMAKKRGKKSEYAIQLMEKQKAKYSYGILEKQFRNLFEKASATKGVTGEVLLQLCEARLDNVVFRMGIAPSRRGARQIVSHRHITVNGEVVNIPSYHLKPGDKVAVREKSKSIEAIERSLSNSSHVYEWITWNNDIKEGTFVSVPARLQIPENIKEQLIVELYNK comes from the coding sequence ATGGCAAGATATACTGGTCCAAGTACAAGAATCGCACGTAAATTCGGCGAGGCAATTTTCGGAGATGATAAAGCTTTCGAAAAAAGAAATTACCCACCTGGTCAACACGGGATGGCTAAAAAAAGAGGAAAAAAATCTGAGTACGCTATCCAGTTAATGGAAAAGCAAAAAGCTAAATATTCTTACGGAATTTTAGAAAAACAATTCAGAAATTTATTCGAAAAAGCATCAGCTACTAAAGGTGTTACTGGTGAAGTTTTATTACAATTATGTGAAGCTAGATTAGACAACGTAGTTTTTAGAATGGGTATTGCTCCTTCTAGAAGAGGTGCTCGTCAAATCGTTTCTCACAGACACATCACTGTAAATGGTGAAGTGGTTAATATTCCTTCTTACCACCTTAAACCTGGTGATAAAGTTGCGGTTCGTGAAAAATCTAAATCTATAGAGGCTATCGAACGTTCTTTATCTAATTCAAGTCATGTTTATGAATGGATTACATGGAATAACGATATCAAAGAAGGTACTTTTGTTTCTGTACCTGCAAGATTGCAAATTCCAGAAAACATTAAAGAACAATTAATCGTAGAGTTGTACAACAAATAA
- a CDS encoding CoA-binding protein, with amino-acid sequence MKNKKTLVLGATTKPERYAFKAITNLVAKGHSVLAIGQNAGEVAGVKIQTKALPIKSLDTVSLYLNPARQREYYNYIIEAHPKRVIFNPGTENPEFYQLLALNDIQVEVACTLVLLATNQY; translated from the coding sequence ATGAAAAATAAAAAAACCTTGGTGCTTGGCGCTACGACCAAACCGGAACGATACGCTTTTAAAGCCATTACGAATTTGGTGGCCAAAGGACATTCGGTATTGGCGATAGGCCAAAATGCAGGAGAAGTGGCAGGAGTTAAAATACAGACCAAAGCCTTGCCTATTAAAAGTCTAGATACCGTGAGTTTGTATCTCAATCCAGCACGTCAAAGGGAGTATTACAACTATATTATTGAAGCCCATCCGAAGCGGGTTATCTTTAATCCAGGAACGGAAAATCCTGAATTTTACCAATTACTAGCGCTGAACGATATCCAAGTAGAAGTGGCTTGTACCTTGGTTCTGTTGGCTACCAATCAATACTAA
- the eno gene encoding phosphopyruvate hydratase, with protein sequence MSIIVKIHARQIFDSRGNPTIEVDVITENGVLGRAAVPSGASTGEHEAVELRDGGKAFLGKGVLNAVNNVNTLIADELVGTSVFEQNVLDQMMIDLDGTPNKSKLGANAILGVSLAAAKAAANELGLPLYRYVGGVSANTLPVPMMNIINGGSHSDAPIAFQEFMIFPVKATSFSHSMQMGTEIFHSLKKVLHDRGLSTAVGDEGGFAPNLAGGTEDALDTIKKAVENAGYTFGDEIMIALDCAASEFYVNGKYDYTKFEGETGKIRTSEEQASYLAELAAKYPIISIEDGMYENDWDGWKLLTEKIGDKVQLVGDDLFVTNVERLSTGIEKGIANSILVKVNQIGTLTETIAAVNMAKNAGYTSVMSHRSGETEDNTIADLAVALNCGQIKTGSASRSDRMAKYNQLIRIEEELGNTAYFPGKNAFKIK encoded by the coding sequence ATGAGTATTATCGTTAAAATTCACGCAAGACAAATTTTTGATTCTAGAGGGAATCCTACTATTGAAGTTGATGTTATCACAGAAAATGGTGTTTTAGGTAGAGCAGCAGTACCATCTGGAGCTTCAACTGGAGAACATGAAGCTGTTGAATTACGTGATGGAGGAAAAGCTTTCTTAGGAAAAGGAGTTTTAAACGCAGTGAACAATGTAAATACTCTTATCGCTGATGAGTTAGTAGGTACTTCTGTTTTCGAACAAAATGTATTGGATCAAATGATGATTGATTTAGATGGTACGCCAAATAAATCGAAATTAGGAGCTAATGCTATTTTAGGAGTTTCTTTAGCTGCTGCTAAAGCGGCTGCTAATGAATTAGGATTGCCATTATACCGTTACGTAGGTGGGGTTTCTGCTAATACTTTACCAGTACCGATGATGAACATCATCAACGGAGGATCGCACTCTGATGCGCCTATCGCATTCCAAGAGTTTATGATTTTCCCAGTAAAAGCAACTTCTTTCTCTCACTCTATGCAAATGGGTACTGAGATTTTCCATAGTTTGAAAAAAGTATTACACGACAGAGGTCTTTCTACGGCTGTAGGTGATGAAGGTGGTTTTGCTCCTAATTTAGCTGGTGGTACTGAAGATGCTTTGGATACTATCAAAAAAGCAGTGGAGAATGCAGGATATACTTTTGGTGACGAAATTATGATTGCTCTAGACTGTGCAGCTTCTGAATTTTATGTGAACGGAAAATACGATTACACTAAATTTGAAGGAGAAACTGGTAAAATTAGAACTTCAGAAGAACAAGCGTCTTATTTGGCTGAATTAGCTGCTAAATATCCAATTATTTCTATCGAAGACGGTATGTACGAAAACGACTGGGATGGATGGAAATTATTAACTGAGAAAATCGGTGATAAAGTACAATTAGTGGGTGACGATTTGTTTGTAACTAATGTAGAGCGTTTGTCAACTGGTATCGAAAAAGGAATTGCTAATTCTATTTTAGTAAAAGTAAACCAAATTGGTACCTTGACAGAAACTATTGCGGCTGTAAACATGGCAAAAAATGCAGGTTATACTTCAGTAATGTCTCACCGTTCAGGAGAAACAGAAGACAATACTATTGCTGATTTAGCAGTAGCATTGAACTGTGGCCAAATTAAAACAGGATCGGCTTCACGTTCTGATCGTATGGCAAAATACAATCAGTTGATTCGCATCGAAGAAGAGCTTGGAAATACGGCTTATTTTCCTGGAAAAAATGCTTTCAAGATAAAATAA
- a CDS encoding DNA-directed RNA polymerase subunit alpha — protein sequence MAIFNFQKPDKVIMIDSTDFEGKFEFRPLEPGYGLTVGNALRRVLLSALEGYAITSVRIEGVDHEFSTISGVVEDVTEIILNLKQVRFKRQIEDIDNEAVTISVSGKDQLTAGDFQKFISGFQVLNPELVICNLDSKIKLNFDLTIEKGRGYVPAEENKKQNAAIGTIFTDSIFTPVKNVKYAIENFRVEQKTDYEKLVFEIKTDGSINPKDALTEAAKVLIHHFMLFSDERITLEADEIAQTESYDEESLHMRQLLKTKLVDMDLSVRALNCLKAAEVDTLGDLVSFNKNDLMKFRNFGKKSLTELDELVAVKNLTFGMDLAKYKLDKE from the coding sequence ATGGCAATATTTAATTTTCAGAAGCCCGATAAAGTTATCATGATCGATTCAACCGATTTTGAAGGTAAATTTGAATTTAGACCTTTAGAACCTGGTTATGGATTGACTGTTGGTAATGCACTTAGAAGAGTTTTGCTTTCAGCATTGGAAGGTTATGCAATCACATCGGTTCGTATCGAAGGTGTAGATCATGAGTTTTCTACTATTTCAGGAGTTGTTGAAGACGTTACCGAAATTATCCTTAATCTTAAACAAGTACGTTTCAAACGTCAAATTGAAGATATCGATAATGAAGCTGTTACTATTTCAGTTTCTGGTAAAGACCAATTAACAGCTGGTGATTTTCAAAAATTCATTTCAGGTTTCCAAGTTTTGAATCCAGAACTTGTAATCTGTAATCTTGATAGTAAAATCAAACTGAATTTCGATTTAACTATCGAAAAAGGTAGAGGATATGTTCCTGCTGAAGAGAACAAAAAACAAAATGCTGCAATTGGAACCATTTTTACAGACTCTATTTTTACTCCGGTAAAAAATGTAAAATATGCTATTGAAAACTTCCGTGTAGAGCAAAAAACAGATTACGAAAAATTAGTTTTTGAAATAAAAACTGATGGTTCTATCAATCCTAAAGATGCTCTTACTGAAGCGGCTAAAGTTTTAATTCACCATTTCATGTTGTTCTCAGACGAAAGAATCACTCTTGAGGCTGACGAAATAGCACAAACAGAATCATACGATGAGGAATCATTACACATGAGACAATTGCTTAAAACTAAGCTTGTTGATATGGATCTTTCTGTTAGAGCATTAAACTGCTTGAAAGCGGCTGAAGTTGATACACTTGGTGATTTAGTATCGTTCAATAAAAATGACCTAATGAAATTCCGTAATTTCGGTAAGAAATCGTTAACTGAACTTGATGAGTTGGTAGCGGTGAAAAACTTGACCTTCGGAATGGACTTGGCAAAATACAAACTAGATAAAGAATAA
- the recR gene encoding recombination mediator RecR translates to MEFSSKLLEKAVNEMSQLPGIGKRTALRLVLHLLKQPQEQTQYLSQALVTMRSDIKHCTSCNNISDSAICEICANPSRNHQMICVVEDIRDVMAIENTGQFRGIYHVLGGKISPIDGVGPSQLHINALVEKVKLGGVSEIIFALSSTMEGDTTNFYIYKQIMDYPVELSTIARGISVGDELEYADEVTLGRSIVQRVPFEKSIKNN, encoded by the coding sequence ATGGAATTTTCTTCAAAACTTTTAGAAAAAGCAGTCAACGAAATGTCGCAATTACCAGGTATTGGAAAGCGTACGGCTTTGCGATTGGTTTTGCATTTGTTGAAACAACCCCAGGAGCAAACCCAGTATTTGTCACAAGCTTTAGTCACCATGCGCTCAGACATTAAACATTGCACCAGTTGCAATAATATTTCGGATAGTGCGATTTGTGAAATTTGTGCCAATCCTAGTCGGAATCATCAAATGATTTGTGTAGTAGAGGACATTCGCGATGTCATGGCGATTGAAAACACAGGTCAGTTTCGAGGAATTTATCATGTCTTGGGAGGAAAAATTTCGCCTATCGATGGCGTAGGACCGAGTCAGTTGCACATCAATGCTTTGGTAGAAAAAGTCAAACTAGGTGGGGTGAGCGAAATCATTTTTGCCTTGAGCTCTACCATGGAAGGAGATACGACTAATTTCTATATTTACAAACAAATTATGGACTATCCTGTGGAATTGTCTACGATAGCCAGAGGGATTTCGGTGGGAGATGAATTGGAATATGCTGATGAAGTGACTTTAGGACGTAGTATTGTACAACGCGTTCCTTTTGAAAAGTCTATTAAAAACAATTAA
- the rplQ gene encoding 50S ribosomal protein L17: MRHGKKFNHLSRQTAHRKSMLANMACSLIEHKRINTTVAKAKALKQFVEPLITKSKADTTHNRRIVFSYLRSKYAVTDLFRDVAAKVGDRPGGYTRIIKVGNRLGDNADMAMIELVDFNELYNGGKKEVKKAKSRRGGKAKKADEVEAAPVAEAPVADAEPTTEAAE, from the coding sequence ATGAGACACGGAAAAAAATTCAATCACTTAAGCAGACAGACTGCACATAGAAAATCTATGTTAGCTAATATGGCTTGTTCTCTAATCGAGCACAAACGTATTAATACTACTGTTGCTAAAGCAAAAGCGCTTAAACAATTTGTTGAGCCATTAATAACAAAATCAAAAGCGGATACGACTCACAATCGTCGTATTGTTTTTTCATACTTACGTAGCAAATATGCAGTTACTGACTTGTTCAGAGATGTTGCTGCTAAAGTAGGTGACCGTCCAGGTGGATACACTCGTATCATTAAAGTTGGAAATCGTTTAGGAGATAATGCTGATATGGCAATGATCGAATTAGTAGATTTTAACGAACTTTACAACGGAGGTAAAAAAGAAGTTAAAAAAGCAAAAAGCCGTCGTGGTGGAAAAGCTAAAAAAGCAGACGAAGTAGAAGCAGCTCCAGTTGCAGAAGCTCCGGTTGCTGATGCTGAACCAACAACAGAAGCTGCTGAATAA
- a CDS encoding citrate synthase, with amino-acid sequence MSKIATLEIDGNQFELPVIVGSENEGAVDISKLRDASGLITLDPGYKNSGSCKSEITFLDGELGILRYRGYSIEDLAEKSNFLEVSYLVIFGELPTAEQLHQFEEDIRKYTLVNEEMKNIIDGFPKTAHPMGVLSALTSALTAFNPKSVNVENSKEMYEAVCKTMGKFLVIATWTYRKSMGFPLNYYDNTKGYVENFMHLMFELPTGPYKADPVVINALDKLFILHADHEQNCSTSTVRMVGSSHAGLFASISAGVSALWGPLHGGANQAVLEMLEEIASTGGDADKYLAKAKDKNDPFRLMGFGHRVYKNFDPRAKIIKKAADEVLSTLGVHDPILAIAKKLEESALEDEYFKSRNLYPNVDFYSGIIYRALGIPTDMFTVMFAIGRLPGWIAQWKEMRENKEPIGRPRQIYIGHPLREFKR; translated from the coding sequence ATGTCAAAAATAGCAACATTAGAAATCGATGGCAATCAATTTGAACTACCCGTTATCGTTGGTAGTGAAAATGAAGGTGCGGTAGATATTAGTAAATTACGTGACGCTTCAGGTCTAATTACATTAGATCCAGGTTACAAAAATTCAGGTTCTTGCAAAAGTGAAATTACTTTCCTTGATGGTGAGTTAGGAATTTTGCGTTACCGTGGTTATTCTATCGAAGATTTGGCTGAAAAGTCCAATTTCTTAGAAGTTTCGTATTTAGTTATTTTTGGAGAATTGCCTACTGCAGAGCAGTTGCACCAATTTGAGGAAGATATTAGAAAATATACTTTGGTAAACGAAGAAATGAAAAACATCATTGACGGTTTCCCAAAAACAGCTCACCCAATGGGTGTTTTGTCTGCTTTGACAAGTGCATTGACTGCTTTCAATCCGAAGTCGGTGAATGTAGAAAACAGCAAAGAAATGTATGAAGCAGTTTGTAAGACGATGGGTAAATTCCTAGTTATTGCAACTTGGACGTACAGAAAGAGCATGGGCTTCCCATTGAATTACTATGACAATACAAAAGGTTATGTAGAAAACTTCATGCACTTGATGTTTGAATTGCCTACAGGGCCTTACAAAGCAGATCCAGTTGTTATAAATGCTTTAGACAAATTATTTATTCTGCACGCTGATCACGAACAAAACTGTTCGACTTCAACGGTACGTATGGTAGGTTCTTCACATGCTGGTTTATTTGCTTCTATCTCTGCAGGTGTTTCGGCACTTTGGGGACCATTGCACGGAGGTGCTAATCAAGCGGTACTTGAAATGCTAGAAGAAATTGCTAGTACAGGTGGTGATGCCGACAAATATTTGGCGAAGGCCAAAGACAAAAACGATCCTTTCCGTTTGATGGGATTTGGTCACCGTGTATATAAAAACTTTGATCCAAGAGCTAAAATCATCAAGAAAGCAGCTGATGAAGTATTGAGTACTTTGGGCGTTCATGATCCAATTTTGGCTATTGCCAAAAAATTAGAAGAATCGGCTTTGGAAGATGAGTACTTCAAGTCAAGAAACTTATATCCAAACGTAGATTTCTACTCTGGAATTATTTACAGAGCCTTAGGTATTCCAACTGATATGTTCACCGTAATGTTTGCTATTGGAAGATTACCAGGTTGGATCGCACAATGGAAAGAAATGCGTGAAAACAAAGAACCAATTGGTCGACCAAGACAAATTTATATCGGACATCCTTTGAGAGAATTCAAACGATAA
- the rpsK gene encoding 30S ribosomal protein S11, producing the protein MAKATAKKRKVIVESTGEAHISATFNNIIISLTNKKGEVISWSSAGKMGFRGSKKNTPYAAQMAAEDCTKVALEAGLKKVKVYVKGPGNGRESAIRSLHNGGIEVTEIIDVTPMPHNGCRPPKRRRV; encoded by the coding sequence ATGGCTAAAGCAACTGCAAAAAAACGTAAAGTTATCGTTGAATCAACGGGAGAAGCTCATATTTCTGCTACTTTTAATAACATCATCATTTCTTTGACTAACAAAAAAGGTGAAGTTATTTCTTGGTCTTCAGCTGGTAAGATGGGTTTCAGAGGTTCTAAAAAGAATACTCCGTACGCAGCTCAAATGGCAGCAGAAGATTGTACTAAAGTAGCTCTTGAAGCTGGACTTAAAAAAGTAAAAGTATATGTTAAAGGACCAGGAAACGGACGTGAGTCTGCTATCCGTTCTTTGCATAACGGTGGAATTGAAGTTACAGAAATTATTGATGTAACTCCAATGCCTCATAATGGATGTCGTCCTCCTAAAAGACGTAGAGTATAA
- the ctlX gene encoding citrulline utilization hydrolase CtlX has product MNQTTNAILMIRPVAFRMNEQTAVNNYYQKVLDGLLPATVNAKAQQEFDAFVDQLRGVGVQVIVVDDTTETDTPDSIFPNNWISFHENGDVVLYPMFAENRRLERREDILDILEEEGFQVNEIMDYTSAETEGFFLEGTGSIVLDRENGKAYCALSPRADEELFIEFCEDFEYSPVIFEAFQSVDSERKLIYHTNVMMCIGDTFAVICADCIDDKKERKMVLDSLRGDDKEIILITESQLNNFAGNMLEVIGANERRYLVMSASAYQCLTKKQIAQLEEHLTILKVNLDTIEACGGGSARCMMAEIFLPRASV; this is encoded by the coding sequence ATGAACCAGACCACTAACGCTATTTTGATGATTCGCCCAGTGGCGTTTCGCATGAACGAACAAACTGCAGTTAATAATTACTACCAAAAGGTGTTGGACGGTTTATTGCCTGCTACGGTAAATGCCAAAGCACAACAAGAATTTGATGCTTTTGTTGACCAATTACGTGGGGTAGGTGTTCAAGTGATTGTGGTAGATGATACCACGGAAACGGACACGCCTGATAGTATTTTTCCCAATAATTGGATTTCGTTTCACGAAAATGGCGATGTAGTACTGTATCCTATGTTTGCTGAAAATCGCCGATTAGAGCGTAGAGAAGATATTTTAGATATCTTGGAAGAGGAAGGATTTCAAGTCAACGAAATTATGGATTATACTTCGGCAGAAACCGAAGGGTTCTTTTTGGAAGGCACCGGAAGTATTGTTTTAGATCGTGAAAATGGAAAAGCCTATTGTGCTTTGTCTCCGCGCGCTGATGAAGAATTATTCATTGAGTTCTGCGAAGATTTTGAATACAGTCCGGTTATTTTTGAAGCCTTTCAATCGGTTGATTCAGAGCGAAAACTCATTTATCACACCAATGTGATGATGTGTATTGGGGATACCTTTGCTGTGATTTGTGCCGATTGTATCGATGATAAAAAAGAACGTAAGATGGTCTTGGACAGCCTACGTGGTGACGATAAAGAAATTATTTTGATTACTGAATCACAACTGAATAATTTTGCGGGCAATATGCTGGAAGTTATTGGCGCTAATGAACGTCGTTATTTAGTCATGAGCGCTTCGGCTTACCAATGTTTGACTAAGAAACAAATTGCGCAACTAGAAGAACATCTGACCATTTTAAAAGTGAATTTGGATACCATTGAAGCTTGTGGAGGCGGTAGTGCCCGTTGTATGATGGCGGAAATTTTCTTACCAAGAGCTTCGGTTTAG
- a CDS encoding dimethylarginine dimethylaminohydrolase family protein, protein MLQLHVQDETSRLRAVVLGTAESNGPTPKPEEAYDPKSLEHIKAGTYPIEADMVPEMNAFEAVLKKYGVTVFRPQLISDYNQIFTRDIGFVIDNIFIKSNILPDRERELDAIQYVIDQIQPAQVVRPPEEVHIEGGDVMLWENYIFVGTYKGSDYKDYITARTNMQGVEYLRKLFPNKIVKEFDLVKSKIEARDNALHLDCCFQPVGKDKAIIYKRGFREEADYLFLEQLFGIDNLFHIKRKEMYHMYSNVFSIAPDVVVSERKFHRLNKWLRKNGFTVEEIPYAEIAKQEGLLRCSTLPLIRES, encoded by the coding sequence ATGTTGCAATTACATGTACAAGACGAGACCTCGCGATTGCGTGCAGTGGTTTTAGGAACGGCAGAAAGCAATGGGCCTACACCAAAACCCGAAGAGGCTTATGATCCAAAATCATTAGAACATATCAAAGCAGGAACCTATCCTATCGAAGCGGATATGGTACCAGAAATGAATGCTTTTGAAGCAGTGTTAAAAAAATACGGGGTAACGGTTTTTCGTCCCCAATTGATTTCAGATTACAATCAAATTTTTACTCGCGATATTGGCTTCGTTATTGACAATATCTTTATTAAATCCAATATTTTACCGGATAGAGAACGGGAGTTGGATGCGATTCAATATGTAATTGATCAAATACAGCCCGCACAAGTGGTTCGTCCGCCTGAGGAAGTTCACATAGAAGGTGGTGATGTTATGTTGTGGGAGAATTACATTTTTGTAGGAACTTACAAAGGAAGTGATTACAAAGACTATATTACAGCTCGAACCAATATGCAAGGTGTGGAATATCTTAGAAAATTGTTTCCAAACAAAATAGTCAAGGAATTTGATTTGGTTAAATCCAAAATAGAAGCCCGAGACAATGCTTTGCATTTGGATTGTTGTTTTCAGCCTGTAGGCAAAGACAAAGCAATCATTTACAAACGGGGTTTTCGAGAAGAAGCCGATTATTTATTTCTAGAACAGTTGTTTGGGATCGACAATCTTTTTCATATCAAGCGAAAAGAAATGTATCATATGTATTCTAATGTTTTTTCAATAGCACCCGATGTTGTAGTGTCGGAACGTAAATTCCATAGATTGAATAAATGGCTTCGAAAAAATGGATTTACCGTAGAGGAAATTCCGTATGCTGAAATAGCCAAACAAGAAGGCTTGTTACGATGCTCGACTTTACCGTTGATTCGTGAATCGTAA
- the rpsM gene encoding 30S ribosomal protein S13 codes for MARIAGVDIPKNKRGVIALTYIFGLGKSRAIEILDKAQVSQDKKVQDWNDAEIGAIREAVSAFKIEGELRSEVSLNIKRLMDIGCYRGIRHRSGLPLRGQRTKNNSRTRKGKRKTVANKKKATK; via the coding sequence ATGGCAAGAATAGCAGGGGTAGATATCCCAAAAAACAAGAGAGGTGTTATAGCACTTACCTACATCTTCGGATTAGGAAAAAGTAGAGCAATTGAGATTTTAGATAAAGCTCAAGTTAGCCAAGATAAAAAAGTTCAAGATTGGAATGATGCTGAGATCGGAGCAATTCGTGAAGCAGTATCAGCTTTCAAAATTGAAGGTGAATTGCGTTCTGAGGTTTCTTTGAACATCAAACGTTTAATGGATATTGGTTGTTACAGAGGTATCCGTCATAGATCTGGTCTTCCTTTAAGAGGACAAAGAACTAAAAACAACTCTAGAACAAGAAAAGGGAAAAGAAAAACTGTTGCTAACAAGAAAAAAGCAACTAAATAA